In one Bradyrhizobium cosmicum genomic region, the following are encoded:
- the radC gene encoding RadC family protein, which translates to MPAKPDNHKSKPEDTPHYHGHRERLRERFYSAGADALSDYELLEMALFPALPRRDTKPLAKTLIKIFGSFAEVVHAPVARLREVEGVGEAAVNQLKLIAAAASRVTKGEVNSRNALSSWNEVIDYCRSSMAFADKEQFRLLFLDKRNQLIADEVQQTGTVDHTPVYPREVIKRALELSATALILVHNHPSGDPSPSQADIQMTKAIIDIAKPLGIAVHDHIIVGKSGHASLRGMRLI; encoded by the coding sequence ATGCCCGCCAAGCCTGACAACCACAAGAGCAAGCCTGAAGACACGCCGCACTATCACGGCCATCGCGAACGGCTGCGCGAGCGATTTTACAGCGCCGGGGCGGATGCGCTCAGCGACTACGAGCTGCTGGAGATGGCGTTGTTTCCGGCGCTGCCGCGGCGCGATACCAAGCCGCTGGCGAAGACGCTAATCAAGATTTTTGGGTCGTTCGCCGAAGTCGTGCACGCGCCGGTCGCGCGCCTGCGCGAGGTCGAGGGCGTCGGCGAGGCCGCGGTCAACCAGCTCAAGCTGATCGCGGCCGCCGCAAGCCGCGTGACCAAGGGCGAGGTCAACAGCCGCAACGCGCTGTCGTCCTGGAACGAGGTGATCGACTATTGCCGCTCGAGCATGGCGTTTGCCGACAAGGAGCAATTCCGCCTGCTGTTCCTCGACAAGCGCAACCAGCTGATCGCCGACGAGGTGCAGCAAACCGGCACCGTCGACCACACCCCGGTCTATCCGCGCGAGGTGATCAAGCGCGCGCTCGAGCTATCGGCCACCGCGCTGATCCTGGTGCATAACCACCCCTCGGGCGATCCCTCGCCCTCGCAGGCCGACATCCAGATGACGAAAGCGATCATCGACATCGCCAAGCCGCTGGGGATCGCCGTGCACGACCACATCATCGTCGGCAAGAGCGGGCACGCGAGCCTGCGCGGGATGCGGTTGATCTAG
- the map gene encoding type I methionyl aminopeptidase → MSYVEASDTSLRKTGQIKLHGPGAFAGMRKAGALVSKCLDELTDIVGPGVPTERIDQFVRDFAFDHGAYPATLMYRGYRYSTCTSLNHVVCHGMPGDRPLKEGDIVNIDVTFIVDGWYGDSSRMYAVGPIARRAERLIEVTYEAMMRGIAAVKPGATTGDIGHAIQSFVEPQGMSVVRDFCGHGLGRMFHDEPNIIHIGRPGEGVQLKPGMFFTIEPMINLGKPHVKILSDGWTAVTRDRSLSAQFEHSVGVTATGVEIFTLSERHGEKQIG, encoded by the coding sequence ATGAGCTACGTCGAAGCCTCCGATACCTCCCTGCGCAAGACCGGACAGATCAAGCTGCATGGTCCGGGCGCCTTTGCCGGCATGCGCAAGGCCGGTGCGCTGGTGTCCAAGTGCCTCGACGAGCTCACCGACATCGTCGGGCCGGGCGTACCGACCGAACGTATCGACCAGTTCGTCCGCGACTTCGCCTTCGACCACGGCGCCTATCCGGCGACGCTGATGTATCGCGGCTATCGCTACTCGACCTGCACCTCGCTCAACCACGTGGTCTGCCACGGCATGCCCGGCGACCGGCCGCTGAAGGAAGGCGACATCGTCAACATCGACGTCACCTTCATCGTCGACGGCTGGTATGGCGATTCCAGCCGGATGTACGCGGTCGGCCCGATCGCCCGCAGGGCCGAGCGCCTCATCGAGGTGACGTATGAAGCCATGATGCGCGGCATCGCCGCGGTGAAGCCCGGCGCCACCACCGGCGACATCGGCCACGCCATCCAGAGCTTCGTCGAACCGCAGGGCATGAGCGTGGTGCGCGATTTCTGCGGCCACGGCCTCGGGCGCATGTTCCACGACGAGCCGAACATCATCCATATCGGCCGGCCCGGCGAGGGCGTCCAGCTCAAGCCCGGCATGTTCTTCACCATCGAGCCGATGATCAATCTCGGCAAGCCGCATGTGAAGATCCTCTCGGACGGCTGGACCGCCGTCACCCGGGACCGTTCGCTGTCTGCGCAGTTCGAGCACTCGGTCGGCGTCACCGCGACGGGCGTCGAGATCTTCACGCTGTCGGAGCGGCACGGCGAGAAGCAGATCGGCTGA
- a CDS encoding mechanosensitive ion channel family protein has product MDMDLKDFMEFVQTTARSVGAEISSPWFYLQFGLMLAAAGIAYAAEATIRSRVDMTSLAMRLPLPLRHFARVMVASASTAVFTLLVIVSRVVMYHATWPSRSYLLMVAAKLGFAWLAIRLVTSVLRNAFIVRLVSITAWFVAALSILGQLDSTVDLLDSVAIVLGGLRLTPLLVIKAGALLLIALWLTNIASNFAESRINATSDLTPSVQVLLVKIIRIGLLTVAIVIALGAVGIDLSALAVFSGAVGVGIGIGLQKIVANFISGIILLADKSVKPGDLVTIGDNTGRISAMKTRYISVAAGDGREFLVPNEDLVTQKVVNWTYTDKNTLVKIAFGTNYDADPRLVCKLAAETAAAHPRAQKGKPPNSILTEFAEAGMKFSLTFWIADPDGMDNVKSDVMLALWDSFKREGIRVPYPVREIRIRGGALPVETTVEVPN; this is encoded by the coding sequence ATGGACATGGACCTCAAAGACTTCATGGAGTTCGTGCAGACCACCGCACGCAGCGTCGGGGCGGAAATCTCCTCACCGTGGTTCTACCTGCAATTCGGCCTGATGTTGGCCGCGGCCGGCATCGCCTATGCCGCGGAAGCCACCATTCGCAGCCGCGTCGACATGACCTCGCTGGCGATGCGCCTGCCGCTGCCGCTCCGGCACTTTGCCCGTGTCATGGTCGCCAGCGCGTCGACGGCGGTGTTCACCCTGCTCGTGATCGTCTCCCGCGTGGTGATGTACCATGCGACCTGGCCGAGCCGCTCCTATCTCCTGATGGTCGCGGCCAAGCTGGGCTTCGCCTGGCTCGCGATCCGGCTGGTGACCTCGGTGCTGCGCAACGCCTTCATCGTCAGGCTGGTGTCGATCACCGCCTGGTTCGTGGCGGCGCTGTCCATCCTCGGCCAGCTCGATTCGACGGTCGACCTGCTCGACTCCGTCGCGATCGTGCTCGGTGGCCTCAGGCTGACGCCGCTGCTGGTGATCAAGGCGGGCGCGCTGCTGCTGATCGCGCTCTGGCTCACCAACATCGCCAGCAATTTCGCCGAAAGCCGGATCAACGCGACCAGCGACCTGACGCCGTCGGTGCAGGTGCTGCTGGTCAAGATCATCCGCATCGGACTTCTGACCGTCGCAATCGTCATTGCGCTCGGCGCGGTCGGCATCGACCTCTCGGCGCTCGCGGTGTTCTCCGGAGCGGTCGGCGTCGGCATCGGTATCGGCCTGCAGAAGATCGTCGCCAATTTCATCTCGGGCATCATCCTCCTGGCGGACAAATCGGTGAAGCCGGGCGACCTCGTCACCATCGGAGACAACACCGGACGCATCAGCGCGATGAAGACGCGCTATATTTCCGTCGCCGCCGGCGACGGCCGCGAATTCCTGGTACCGAACGAGGATCTGGTGACGCAGAAGGTCGTCAACTGGACCTATACCGACAAGAACACGCTGGTGAAGATCGCCTTCGGCACCAATTACGACGCCGATCCCAGGCTGGTGTGCAAGCTCGCCGCCGAGACCGCAGCGGCCCATCCCCGCGCCCAGAAGGGCAAGCCGCCGAACAGCATTCTGACCGAGTTCGCGGAGGCCGGCATGAAGTTCTCGCTGACCTTCTGGATCGCCGATCCCGACGGCATGGACAACGTCAAGAGCGACGTCATGCTGGCGCTGTGGGACTCCTTCAAGCGCGAGGGCATCCGGGTTCCCTATCCGGTCCGTGAAATCCGCATCCGCGGCGGCGCCCTGCCGGTCGAAACCACCGTAGAAGTCCCTAATTAG